Proteins encoded by one window of Gammaproteobacteria bacterium:
- a CDS encoding glycosyltransferase, exosortase A system-associated: MKILHIFDHSIPLHSGYTFRSRAILEHQRKLGWTTEHITSPKHNQATKPDGKEEEIDGFHFYRTEPSKGLFSKLPILNQLSIVSALEARLEAVIKEIKPDILHAHSPALNGRAAVNVGKKYGIPVVYEIRAFWEDAAVDHGTTTEGSLRYRLTRAMETKVIREADAVTTICEGLRSDIVARGVLAEKVGVIPNAVDIERFPVCDGKEAQLEKKHGLIGKIVIGFIGSFYAYEGIPQLIEAISLLSRDRDDIVLLLVGGGPQDAYVRQLIKDKQLEDKVILPGRIPHEIVQQYYSLVDIFAYPRLPMRLTHLVTPLKPLEAMAQKRLVVASDVGGHKELIEDGKTGVLFEAGNPNALADAITKLIDSRDSWEAMHDAGRDFVENVRNWENSVANYEAIYKRVIASQ; encoded by the coding sequence ATGAAAATATTACACATTTTTGATCATTCTATCCCGCTGCACAGTGGCTACACATTCCGTTCGCGTGCGATTTTGGAGCACCAACGAAAACTTGGCTGGACGACCGAGCACATTACGAGTCCAAAGCACAATCAGGCAACAAAACCTGATGGCAAAGAAGAGGAAATTGATGGGTTTCATTTTTATAGGACAGAACCATCGAAGGGATTGTTCTCAAAACTGCCTATTCTGAATCAGTTATCAATCGTATCCGCGCTTGAGGCGCGGCTTGAAGCCGTTATTAAGGAAATTAAGCCAGATATCTTGCATGCACATTCGCCCGCGTTAAATGGTCGTGCAGCGGTCAACGTCGGAAAAAAATACGGTATACCCGTTGTCTATGAAATAAGGGCATTTTGGGAAGATGCCGCGGTTGATCACGGGACGACCACGGAAGGGAGTCTGCGTTATCGCCTCACGCGAGCCATGGAAACAAAGGTGATAAGAGAGGCCGATGCGGTGACCACGATATGCGAAGGCTTGCGCTCGGATATTGTTGCGCGTGGCGTCCTAGCAGAAAAGGTTGGCGTTATACCTAATGCGGTTGATATCGAGCGGTTTCCGGTTTGCGATGGAAAAGAGGCACAGCTTGAGAAAAAACATGGTCTGATAGGAAAGATCGTCATTGGATTTATTGGATCTTTTTATGCGTATGAGGGGATTCCGCAGCTGATTGAGGCAATTTCTCTCCTGAGTCGCGACCGCGACGATATTGTCCTTTTGCTGGTAGGTGGTGGCCCACAGGATGCATATGTCAGGCAGCTCATTAAAGATAAACAGCTAGAAGATAAAGTGATACTGCCAGGCCGGATTCCACATGAAATCGTCCAGCAATATTACAGCCTGGTCGATATCTTCGCGTACCCCCGCTTGCCAATGAGATTAACCCACCTGGTCACCCCTCTAAAACCCCTGGAGGCAATGGCGCAAAAAAGGCTGGTTGTTGCCTCTGATGTAGGAGGCCACAAAGAGTTGATCGAAGATGGTAAAACCGGCGTACTGTTTGAGGCAGGAAACCCAAACGCACTGGCAGATGCGATAACAAAATTAATCGATAGCAGGGATTCATGGGAAGCCATGCATGATGCGGGGCGTGATTTCGTTGAAAATGTGAGAAATTGGGAAAATAGTGTCGCAAACTATGAGGCAATATATAAAAGGGTCATTGCATCACAATGA